One region of Anser cygnoides isolate HZ-2024a breed goose chromosome 22, Taihu_goose_T2T_genome, whole genome shotgun sequence genomic DNA includes:
- the UBTF gene encoding nucleolar transcription factor 1 isoform X5, with amino-acid sequence MNGEAECPADLEMTAPKNQDRWSQEDMLTLLECMKNNLPSNDGSKFKTTESHLDWEKVAFKDFSGEMCKMKWMEISNEVRKFRTLTELIMDAEEHVKNPYKGKKLKKHPDFPKKPLTPYFRFFMEKRAKYAKLHPEMSNLDLTKILSKKYKELPEKKKMKYIQDFQREKQEFERNLARFREDHPDLIQNAKKSDVPEKPKTPQQLWYNHEKKIYLKVRPDVSTEIMRDYIQKHPELNLSEEGITRSTLTKAERQLKDKFDGRPTKPPPNSYSLYCAELMANMKDVPSTERMVLCSQQWKLLSQKEKDAYHKKCDQKKKDYEIELLRFLESLPEEEQQRVLGEEKMLGSNRKGATSPASKKSSPETGKASSEKPKRPISAMFIFSEEKRKQLQEERPELSESELTRLLARMWNDLSEKKKAKYKAREAAMKAQSEKKHGSDKEERGKLPESPKTAEEIWQQSVIGDYLARFKNDRGKALKAMEATWNNMEKKEKLMWIKKAAEDQKRYERELSEMRAPPCSTNSAKKMKFQGEPKKPPMNGYQKFSQELLSNGELNHLPLKERMVEIGSRWQRISQGQKEHYKKLAEEQQKQYKVHLDVWLKSLSPQERAAYKEHTSNKRKSIGKIRGPNPKMKPTMQSKSESEDDDDDEEEEEDDDEDEDDDDDNGDSSEEGGDSSESSSEEESEDGDEWGCRVSHQSQSFTPGQPKSERAGWRWGQKPCPCLVLAPHR; translated from the exons ATGAACGGCGAAGCCGAGTGCCCTGCAGACTTGGAAATGACAGCTCCCAAAAACCAAG ACCGCTGGTCTCAGGAGGACATGCTGACCCTGCTGGAGTGCATGAAGAACAACCTGCCCTCCAACGACGGGAGCAAGTTCAAGACCACCGAGTCCCACCTCGACTGGGAGAAGGTGGCTTTCAAGGACTTCTCGGGGGAGATGTGCAAGATGAAGTGGATGGAGATTTCCAACGAG GTGAGGAAGTTCCGGACCCTAACAGAGCTCATCATGGATGCCGAGGAGCACGTAAAGAATCCTTACAAGGGCAAAAAGCTCAAG AAACACCCCGACTTCCCCAAGAAGCCCCTGACCCCCTACTTCCGCTTCTTCATGGAGAAGCGGGCCAAATACGCCAAGCTTCACCCCGAAATGAGCAACCTGGATCTCACCAAGATCCTCTCCAAGAAATACAAGGAGCTTCCCGAGAAGAAAAAG ATGAAATACATCCAGGACTTCCAGCGGGAGAAGCAGGAGTTTGAGAGGAACCTGGCGAGGTTCAG GGAAGACCACCCGGACCTCATCCAGAACGCCAAGAAATCCGACGTCCCCGAGAAGCCCAAGACCCCCCAGCAGCTGTGGTACAACCACGAGAAGAAGATCTACCTGAAAGTGCGCCCAGATGTGAGTACG GAGATCATGCGCGACTACATCCAGAAGCACCCCGAGCTGAACCTCAGCGAGGAGGGCATCACCCGCTCCACGCTCACCAAGGCAGAGCGCCAGCTCAAGGACAAGTTCGACGGACGACCCACCAAGCCTCCTCC GAACAGCTACTCGCTGTACTGCGCAGAGCTGATGGCCAACATGAAGGACGTGCCCAGCACCGAGCGGATGGTGCTGTGCAGCCAGCAGTGGAAGCTGCTCTCCCAGAAGGAGAAGGACGCCTACCACAAAAAGTGCGACcag aaaaagaaagactacGAGATCGAGCTGCTCCGCTTCCTGGAG aGCCTGCccgaggaggagcagcagcgggTGCTGGGCGAGGAGAAGATGCTGGGCAGCAACCGGAAAGGTGCCACGAGTCCCGCGTCCAAAAAGTCCTCGCCGGAGACCGGCAAG GCCAGCTCGGAGAAGCCCAAGCGGCCCATCTCGGCCATGTTCATCTTCTcggaggagaagaggaagcagctgcaggaggagcggCCGGAGCTGTCGGAGAGCGAGCTGACCCGGCTCCTGGCCCGCATGTGGAACGACCTCTCCGAGAAGAAGAAG GCCAAGTACAAGGCGCGGGAGGCGGCGATGAAGGCGCAGTCGGAGAAGAAGCACGGCTCGGACAAAGAGGAGCGCGGCAAGCTGCCCGAGTCCCCCAAGACAGCCGAGGAGATCTGGCAGCAGAGCGTCATCGGGGACTACCTGGCTCGTTTCAAG AACGACCGGGGGAAGGCGCTGAAGGCGATGGAGGCCACCTGGAACAACatggagaagaaggagaagctgATGTGGATCAAGAAGGCGGCGGAGGACCAGAAGCGATACGAG AGGGAGCTGAGCGAGATGCGCGCCCCCCCGTGCTCCACCAACTCCgccaagaaaatgaagttcCAGGGAGAGCCCAAGAAGCCCCCCAT GAACGGTTACCAGAAGTtctcccaggagctgctgtccaACGGGGAGCTGAACCACCTGCCGCTGAAGGAGCGCATGGTGGAGATCGGCAGCCGCTGGCAGCGCATCTCGCAGGGCCAGAAGGAGCACTACAAGAAGCTGGcggaggagcagcagaagcagtaCAAGGTGCACCTCGACGTCTGGCTCAAG AGCCTCTCGCCCCAGGAGCGGGCTGCCTACAAGGAGCACACCTCCAAC aaACGCAAGAGCATAGGGAAGATCCGAGGCCCCAACCCCAAGATGAAGCCCACGATGCAGTCCAAGTCG GAGTCAGAGGACGACGACGAcgatgaggaggaggaggaagatgatgatgaagatgaagacGACGACGACGACAACGGGGACTCGTCGGAGGAAGGCGGCGACTCCTCGGAGTCCAGCAGCGAGGAGGAGAGCGAGGACGGGGACGAG TGGGGATGCCGAGTAAGTCACCAGAGTCAGAGCTTTACGCCGGGGCAGCCGAAATCAGAGCGTGCTGGATGGCGCTGGGGCCAGAAACCGTGTCCGTGCCTTGTGCTCGCCCCCCACAGGTGA
- the UBTF gene encoding nucleolar transcription factor 1 isoform X1, whose translation MNGEAECPADLEMTAPKNQDRWSQEDMLTLLECMKNNLPSNDGSKFKTTESHLDWEKVAFKDFSGEMCKMKWMEISNEVRKFRTLTELIMDAEEHVKNPYKGKKLKKHPDFPKKPLTPYFRFFMEKRAKYAKLHPEMSNLDLTKILSKKYKELPEKKKMKYIQDFQREKQEFERNLARFREDHPDLIQNAKKSDVPEKPKTPQQLWYNHEKKIYLKVRPDVSTATTKEVKESLGKQWSQLSDKKRLKWIHKALEQRKEYEEIMRDYIQKHPELNLSEEGITRSTLTKAERQLKDKFDGRPTKPPPNSYSLYCAELMANMKDVPSTERMVLCSQQWKLLSQKEKDAYHKKCDQKKKDYEIELLRFLESLPEEEQQRVLGEEKMLGSNRKGATSPASKKSSPETGKASSEKPKRPISAMFIFSEEKRKQLQEERPELSESELTRLLARMWNDLSEKKKAKYKAREAAMKAQSEKKHGSDKEERGKLPESPKTAEEIWQQSVIGDYLARFKNDRGKALKAMEATWNNMEKKEKLMWIKKAAEDQKRYERELSEMRAPPCSTNSAKKMKFQGEPKKPPMNGYQKFSQELLSNGELNHLPLKERMVEIGSRWQRISQGQKEHYKKLAEEQQKQYKVHLDVWLKSLSPQERAAYKEHTSNKRKSIGKIRGPNPKMKPTMQSKSESEDDDDDEEEEEDDDEDEDDDDDNGDSSEEGGDSSESSSEEESEDGDEWGCRVSHQSQSFTPGQPKSERAGWRWGQKPCPCLVLAPHR comes from the exons ATGAACGGCGAAGCCGAGTGCCCTGCAGACTTGGAAATGACAGCTCCCAAAAACCAAG ACCGCTGGTCTCAGGAGGACATGCTGACCCTGCTGGAGTGCATGAAGAACAACCTGCCCTCCAACGACGGGAGCAAGTTCAAGACCACCGAGTCCCACCTCGACTGGGAGAAGGTGGCTTTCAAGGACTTCTCGGGGGAGATGTGCAAGATGAAGTGGATGGAGATTTCCAACGAG GTGAGGAAGTTCCGGACCCTAACAGAGCTCATCATGGATGCCGAGGAGCACGTAAAGAATCCTTACAAGGGCAAAAAGCTCAAG AAACACCCCGACTTCCCCAAGAAGCCCCTGACCCCCTACTTCCGCTTCTTCATGGAGAAGCGGGCCAAATACGCCAAGCTTCACCCCGAAATGAGCAACCTGGATCTCACCAAGATCCTCTCCAAGAAATACAAGGAGCTTCCCGAGAAGAAAAAG ATGAAATACATCCAGGACTTCCAGCGGGAGAAGCAGGAGTTTGAGAGGAACCTGGCGAGGTTCAG GGAAGACCACCCGGACCTCATCCAGAACGCCAAGAAATCCGACGTCCCCGAGAAGCCCAAGACCCCCCAGCAGCTGTGGTACAACCACGAGAAGAAGATCTACCTGAAAGTGCGCCCAGATGTGAGTACG GCCACCACGAAGGAGGTGAAAGAGTCGCTGGGCAAGCAGTGGTCTCAACTCTCGGATAAAAAGAGGCTGAAATGGATTCATAAGGCCCTGGAACAGCGGAAGGAGTACGAG GAGATCATGCGCGACTACATCCAGAAGCACCCCGAGCTGAACCTCAGCGAGGAGGGCATCACCCGCTCCACGCTCACCAAGGCAGAGCGCCAGCTCAAGGACAAGTTCGACGGACGACCCACCAAGCCTCCTCC GAACAGCTACTCGCTGTACTGCGCAGAGCTGATGGCCAACATGAAGGACGTGCCCAGCACCGAGCGGATGGTGCTGTGCAGCCAGCAGTGGAAGCTGCTCTCCCAGAAGGAGAAGGACGCCTACCACAAAAAGTGCGACcag aaaaagaaagactacGAGATCGAGCTGCTCCGCTTCCTGGAG aGCCTGCccgaggaggagcagcagcgggTGCTGGGCGAGGAGAAGATGCTGGGCAGCAACCGGAAAGGTGCCACGAGTCCCGCGTCCAAAAAGTCCTCGCCGGAGACCGGCAAG GCCAGCTCGGAGAAGCCCAAGCGGCCCATCTCGGCCATGTTCATCTTCTcggaggagaagaggaagcagctgcaggaggagcggCCGGAGCTGTCGGAGAGCGAGCTGACCCGGCTCCTGGCCCGCATGTGGAACGACCTCTCCGAGAAGAAGAAG GCCAAGTACAAGGCGCGGGAGGCGGCGATGAAGGCGCAGTCGGAGAAGAAGCACGGCTCGGACAAAGAGGAGCGCGGCAAGCTGCCCGAGTCCCCCAAGACAGCCGAGGAGATCTGGCAGCAGAGCGTCATCGGGGACTACCTGGCTCGTTTCAAG AACGACCGGGGGAAGGCGCTGAAGGCGATGGAGGCCACCTGGAACAACatggagaagaaggagaagctgATGTGGATCAAGAAGGCGGCGGAGGACCAGAAGCGATACGAG AGGGAGCTGAGCGAGATGCGCGCCCCCCCGTGCTCCACCAACTCCgccaagaaaatgaagttcCAGGGAGAGCCCAAGAAGCCCCCCAT GAACGGTTACCAGAAGTtctcccaggagctgctgtccaACGGGGAGCTGAACCACCTGCCGCTGAAGGAGCGCATGGTGGAGATCGGCAGCCGCTGGCAGCGCATCTCGCAGGGCCAGAAGGAGCACTACAAGAAGCTGGcggaggagcagcagaagcagtaCAAGGTGCACCTCGACGTCTGGCTCAAG AGCCTCTCGCCCCAGGAGCGGGCTGCCTACAAGGAGCACACCTCCAAC aaACGCAAGAGCATAGGGAAGATCCGAGGCCCCAACCCCAAGATGAAGCCCACGATGCAGTCCAAGTCG GAGTCAGAGGACGACGACGAcgatgaggaggaggaggaagatgatgatgaagatgaagacGACGACGACGACAACGGGGACTCGTCGGAGGAAGGCGGCGACTCCTCGGAGTCCAGCAGCGAGGAGGAGAGCGAGGACGGGGACGAG TGGGGATGCCGAGTAAGTCACCAGAGTCAGAGCTTTACGCCGGGGCAGCCGAAATCAGAGCGTGCTGGATGGCGCTGGGGCCAGAAACCGTGTCCGTGCCTTGTGCTCGCCCCCCACAGGTGA
- the UBTF gene encoding nucleolar transcription factor 1 isoform X7, translating into MNGEAECPADLEMTAPKNQDRWSQEDMLTLLECMKNNLPSNDGSKFKTTESHLDWEKVAFKDFSGEMCKMKWMEISNEVRKFRTLTELIMDAEEHVKNPYKGKKLKKHPDFPKKPLTPYFRFFMEKRAKYAKLHPEMSNLDLTKILSKKYKELPEKKKMKYIQDFQREKQEFERNLARFREDHPDLIQNAKKSDVPEKPKTPQQLWYNHEKKIYLKVRPDEIMRDYIQKHPELNLSEEGITRSTLTKAERQLKDKFDGRPTKPPPNSYSLYCAELMANMKDVPSTERMVLCSQQWKLLSQKEKDAYHKKCDQKKKDYEIELLRFLESLPEEEQQRVLGEEKMLGSNRKGATSPASKKSSPETGKASSEKPKRPISAMFIFSEEKRKQLQEERPELSESELTRLLARMWNDLSEKKKAKYKAREAAMKAQSEKKHGSDKEERGKLPESPKTAEEIWQQSVIGDYLARFKNDRGKALKAMEATWNNMEKKEKLMWIKKAAEDQKRYERELSEMRAPPCSTNSAKKMKFQGEPKKPPMNGYQKFSQELLSNGELNHLPLKERMVEIGSRWQRISQGQKEHYKKLAEEQQKQYKVHLDVWLKSLSPQERAAYKEHTSNKRKSIGKIRGPNPKMKPTMQSKSESEDDDDDEEEEEDDDEDEDDDDDNGDSSEEGGDSSESSSEEESEDGDENDEDDEDEDDEDEDDNDSEGSSSSSSSSGDSSDSDSN; encoded by the exons ATGAACGGCGAAGCCGAGTGCCCTGCAGACTTGGAAATGACAGCTCCCAAAAACCAAG ACCGCTGGTCTCAGGAGGACATGCTGACCCTGCTGGAGTGCATGAAGAACAACCTGCCCTCCAACGACGGGAGCAAGTTCAAGACCACCGAGTCCCACCTCGACTGGGAGAAGGTGGCTTTCAAGGACTTCTCGGGGGAGATGTGCAAGATGAAGTGGATGGAGATTTCCAACGAG GTGAGGAAGTTCCGGACCCTAACAGAGCTCATCATGGATGCCGAGGAGCACGTAAAGAATCCTTACAAGGGCAAAAAGCTCAAG AAACACCCCGACTTCCCCAAGAAGCCCCTGACCCCCTACTTCCGCTTCTTCATGGAGAAGCGGGCCAAATACGCCAAGCTTCACCCCGAAATGAGCAACCTGGATCTCACCAAGATCCTCTCCAAGAAATACAAGGAGCTTCCCGAGAAGAAAAAG ATGAAATACATCCAGGACTTCCAGCGGGAGAAGCAGGAGTTTGAGAGGAACCTGGCGAGGTTCAG GGAAGACCACCCGGACCTCATCCAGAACGCCAAGAAATCCGACGTCCCCGAGAAGCCCAAGACCCCCCAGCAGCTGTGGTACAACCACGAGAAGAAGATCTACCTGAAAGTGCGCCCAGAT GAGATCATGCGCGACTACATCCAGAAGCACCCCGAGCTGAACCTCAGCGAGGAGGGCATCACCCGCTCCACGCTCACCAAGGCAGAGCGCCAGCTCAAGGACAAGTTCGACGGACGACCCACCAAGCCTCCTCC GAACAGCTACTCGCTGTACTGCGCAGAGCTGATGGCCAACATGAAGGACGTGCCCAGCACCGAGCGGATGGTGCTGTGCAGCCAGCAGTGGAAGCTGCTCTCCCAGAAGGAGAAGGACGCCTACCACAAAAAGTGCGACcag aaaaagaaagactacGAGATCGAGCTGCTCCGCTTCCTGGAG aGCCTGCccgaggaggagcagcagcgggTGCTGGGCGAGGAGAAGATGCTGGGCAGCAACCGGAAAGGTGCCACGAGTCCCGCGTCCAAAAAGTCCTCGCCGGAGACCGGCAAG GCCAGCTCGGAGAAGCCCAAGCGGCCCATCTCGGCCATGTTCATCTTCTcggaggagaagaggaagcagctgcaggaggagcggCCGGAGCTGTCGGAGAGCGAGCTGACCCGGCTCCTGGCCCGCATGTGGAACGACCTCTCCGAGAAGAAGAAG GCCAAGTACAAGGCGCGGGAGGCGGCGATGAAGGCGCAGTCGGAGAAGAAGCACGGCTCGGACAAAGAGGAGCGCGGCAAGCTGCCCGAGTCCCCCAAGACAGCCGAGGAGATCTGGCAGCAGAGCGTCATCGGGGACTACCTGGCTCGTTTCAAG AACGACCGGGGGAAGGCGCTGAAGGCGATGGAGGCCACCTGGAACAACatggagaagaaggagaagctgATGTGGATCAAGAAGGCGGCGGAGGACCAGAAGCGATACGAG AGGGAGCTGAGCGAGATGCGCGCCCCCCCGTGCTCCACCAACTCCgccaagaaaatgaagttcCAGGGAGAGCCCAAGAAGCCCCCCAT GAACGGTTACCAGAAGTtctcccaggagctgctgtccaACGGGGAGCTGAACCACCTGCCGCTGAAGGAGCGCATGGTGGAGATCGGCAGCCGCTGGCAGCGCATCTCGCAGGGCCAGAAGGAGCACTACAAGAAGCTGGcggaggagcagcagaagcagtaCAAGGTGCACCTCGACGTCTGGCTCAAG AGCCTCTCGCCCCAGGAGCGGGCTGCCTACAAGGAGCACACCTCCAAC aaACGCAAGAGCATAGGGAAGATCCGAGGCCCCAACCCCAAGATGAAGCCCACGATGCAGTCCAAGTCG GAGTCAGAGGACGACGACGAcgatgaggaggaggaggaagatgatgatgaagatgaagacGACGACGACGACAACGGGGACTCGTCGGAGGAAGGCGGCGACTCCTCGGAGTCCAGCAGCGAGGAGGAGAGCGAGGACGGGGACGAG AACGACGAGGACGACGAGGATGAGGACGATGAAGACGAGGACGACAACGACTcggagggcagcagctcctcctcctcctcctcgggggACTCCTCCGACTCCGACTCCAACTGA
- the UBTF gene encoding nucleolar transcription factor 1 isoform X3, with protein MNGEAECPADLEMTAPKNQDRWSQEDMLTLLECMKNNLPSNDGSKFKTTESHLDWEKVAFKDFSGEMCKMKWMEISNEVRKFRTLTELIMDAEEHVKNPYKGKKLKKHPDFPKKPLTPYFRFFMEKRAKYAKLHPEMSNLDLTKILSKKYKELPEKKKMKYIQDFQREKQEFERNLARFREDHPDLIQNAKKSDVPEKPKTPQQLWYNHEKKIYLKVRPDATTKEVKESLGKQWSQLSDKKRLKWIHKALEQRKEYEEIMRDYIQKHPELNLSEEGITRSTLTKAERQLKDKFDGRPTKPPPNSYSLYCAELMANMKDVPSTERMVLCSQQWKLLSQKEKDAYHKKCDQKKKDYEIELLRFLESLPEEEQQRVLGEEKMLGSNRKGATSPASKKSSPETGKASSEKPKRPISAMFIFSEEKRKQLQEERPELSESELTRLLARMWNDLSEKKKAKYKAREAAMKAQSEKKHGSDKEERGKLPESPKTAEEIWQQSVIGDYLARFKNDRGKALKAMEATWNNMEKKEKLMWIKKAAEDQKRYERELSEMRAPPCSTNSAKKMKFQGEPKKPPMNGYQKFSQELLSNGELNHLPLKERMVEIGSRWQRISQGQKEHYKKLAEEQQKQYKVHLDVWLKSLSPQERAAYKEHTSNKRKSIGKIRGPNPKMKPTMQSKSESEDDDDDEEEEEDDDEDEDDDDDNGDSSEEGGDSSESSSEEESEDGDEWGCRVSHQSQSFTPGQPKSERAGWRWGQKPCPCLVLAPHR; from the exons ATGAACGGCGAAGCCGAGTGCCCTGCAGACTTGGAAATGACAGCTCCCAAAAACCAAG ACCGCTGGTCTCAGGAGGACATGCTGACCCTGCTGGAGTGCATGAAGAACAACCTGCCCTCCAACGACGGGAGCAAGTTCAAGACCACCGAGTCCCACCTCGACTGGGAGAAGGTGGCTTTCAAGGACTTCTCGGGGGAGATGTGCAAGATGAAGTGGATGGAGATTTCCAACGAG GTGAGGAAGTTCCGGACCCTAACAGAGCTCATCATGGATGCCGAGGAGCACGTAAAGAATCCTTACAAGGGCAAAAAGCTCAAG AAACACCCCGACTTCCCCAAGAAGCCCCTGACCCCCTACTTCCGCTTCTTCATGGAGAAGCGGGCCAAATACGCCAAGCTTCACCCCGAAATGAGCAACCTGGATCTCACCAAGATCCTCTCCAAGAAATACAAGGAGCTTCCCGAGAAGAAAAAG ATGAAATACATCCAGGACTTCCAGCGGGAGAAGCAGGAGTTTGAGAGGAACCTGGCGAGGTTCAG GGAAGACCACCCGGACCTCATCCAGAACGCCAAGAAATCCGACGTCCCCGAGAAGCCCAAGACCCCCCAGCAGCTGTGGTACAACCACGAGAAGAAGATCTACCTGAAAGTGCGCCCAGAT GCCACCACGAAGGAGGTGAAAGAGTCGCTGGGCAAGCAGTGGTCTCAACTCTCGGATAAAAAGAGGCTGAAATGGATTCATAAGGCCCTGGAACAGCGGAAGGAGTACGAG GAGATCATGCGCGACTACATCCAGAAGCACCCCGAGCTGAACCTCAGCGAGGAGGGCATCACCCGCTCCACGCTCACCAAGGCAGAGCGCCAGCTCAAGGACAAGTTCGACGGACGACCCACCAAGCCTCCTCC GAACAGCTACTCGCTGTACTGCGCAGAGCTGATGGCCAACATGAAGGACGTGCCCAGCACCGAGCGGATGGTGCTGTGCAGCCAGCAGTGGAAGCTGCTCTCCCAGAAGGAGAAGGACGCCTACCACAAAAAGTGCGACcag aaaaagaaagactacGAGATCGAGCTGCTCCGCTTCCTGGAG aGCCTGCccgaggaggagcagcagcgggTGCTGGGCGAGGAGAAGATGCTGGGCAGCAACCGGAAAGGTGCCACGAGTCCCGCGTCCAAAAAGTCCTCGCCGGAGACCGGCAAG GCCAGCTCGGAGAAGCCCAAGCGGCCCATCTCGGCCATGTTCATCTTCTcggaggagaagaggaagcagctgcaggaggagcggCCGGAGCTGTCGGAGAGCGAGCTGACCCGGCTCCTGGCCCGCATGTGGAACGACCTCTCCGAGAAGAAGAAG GCCAAGTACAAGGCGCGGGAGGCGGCGATGAAGGCGCAGTCGGAGAAGAAGCACGGCTCGGACAAAGAGGAGCGCGGCAAGCTGCCCGAGTCCCCCAAGACAGCCGAGGAGATCTGGCAGCAGAGCGTCATCGGGGACTACCTGGCTCGTTTCAAG AACGACCGGGGGAAGGCGCTGAAGGCGATGGAGGCCACCTGGAACAACatggagaagaaggagaagctgATGTGGATCAAGAAGGCGGCGGAGGACCAGAAGCGATACGAG AGGGAGCTGAGCGAGATGCGCGCCCCCCCGTGCTCCACCAACTCCgccaagaaaatgaagttcCAGGGAGAGCCCAAGAAGCCCCCCAT GAACGGTTACCAGAAGTtctcccaggagctgctgtccaACGGGGAGCTGAACCACCTGCCGCTGAAGGAGCGCATGGTGGAGATCGGCAGCCGCTGGCAGCGCATCTCGCAGGGCCAGAAGGAGCACTACAAGAAGCTGGcggaggagcagcagaagcagtaCAAGGTGCACCTCGACGTCTGGCTCAAG AGCCTCTCGCCCCAGGAGCGGGCTGCCTACAAGGAGCACACCTCCAAC aaACGCAAGAGCATAGGGAAGATCCGAGGCCCCAACCCCAAGATGAAGCCCACGATGCAGTCCAAGTCG GAGTCAGAGGACGACGACGAcgatgaggaggaggaggaagatgatgatgaagatgaagacGACGACGACGACAACGGGGACTCGTCGGAGGAAGGCGGCGACTCCTCGGAGTCCAGCAGCGAGGAGGAGAGCGAGGACGGGGACGAG TGGGGATGCCGAGTAAGTCACCAGAGTCAGAGCTTTACGCCGGGGCAGCCGAAATCAGAGCGTGCTGGATGGCGCTGGGGCCAGAAACCGTGTCCGTGCCTTGTGCTCGCCCCCCACAGGTGA